In Cydia fagiglandana chromosome 16, ilCydFagi1.1, whole genome shotgun sequence, the following are encoded in one genomic region:
- the LOC134672166 gene encoding uncharacterized protein LOC134672166 → MFKNTFQSGLLSIFYSCGSNPLAIWDSEVQNGHIKRLTDKEVNSIVLEIVSTNVATTYITCPKNNHVLGIKLPFLVIIVKNLKRYFSFEITVLDDNNMRRRFRISNFQSTTKIKPFCTSMPIGLSGGWNQIQFNLADFTKRAYGTQFIETLRVQVHANARLRRIYFSDRLYTEEELPQEYKLYLPLERKQKKDKKDAKEAAAPAPAAAPVVADAAAPDVAPAAAPAPVSAPAEVAPIPEAPTPEPEELKSEAPPTPTETLPEGEAEPPAGAEAAESEPAEGPAETPAETALESTAGTPSEPASEPADVTEGEESAAATPAAETPAAKTPAAETPAAETPAPED, encoded by the coding sequence atgtttaaaaatactTTTCAGAGCGGGCTATTATCAATATTTTACAGTTGTGGATCTAATCCTCTCGCGATATGGGACAGCGAAGTCCAGAATGGGCACATCAAACGGCTCACCGACAAAGAAGTCAATTCCATTGTCCTCGAAATCGTAAGCACAAACGTTGCAACTACTTACATCACTTGCCCAAAGAACAACCATGTTTTGGGAATTAAACTACCTTTTCTCGTCATAATAGTGAAAAATCTAAAACGGTATTTCTCTTTCGAAATAACTGTTCTCGATGACAACAATATGCGGCGACGGTTCAGAATATCTAATTTCCAGTCGACTACAAAAATCAAACCGTTTTGTACGAGCATGCCTATCGGACTGTCGGGGGGATGGAACCAGATACAGTTTAATTTGGCAGACTTTACAAAAAGAGCGTATGGCACGCAGTTTATTGAAACGCTCCGTGTCCAAGTACATGCCAATGCTCGATTGCGTAGGATCTATTTCAGCGACCGCTTGTATACTGAAGAAGAGTTGCCACAGGAATACAAACTGTACTTGCCGCTAGAGAGGAAACAGAAGAAAGATAAAAAAGACGCGAAAGAAGCGGCGGCTCCGGCTCCTGCCGCAGCCCCTGTCGTGGCCGATGCCGCAGCTCCTGACGTGGCCCCTGCCGCCGCCCCTGCTCCTGTCTCTGCCCCGGCTGAAGTTGCACCAATCCCCGAAGCGCCTACACCTGAACCTGAAGAGCTTAAATCTGAAGCTCCTCCTACACCGACCGAAACGCTGCCTGAAGGTGAAGCAGAGCCGCCAGCCGGGGCCGAGGCTGCGGAATCAGAGCCCGCCGAGGGACCGGCAGAGACCCCAGCAGAGACCGCTCTGGAATCTACTGCGGGAACACCTTCCGAGCCCGCTTCAGAGCCTGCCGATGTAACAGAAGGAGAGGAATCTGCTGCCGCGACTCCTGCTGCTGAGACCCCTGCCGCTAAGACCCCTGCCGCTGAGACTCCTGCTGCTGAGACCCCTGCCCCAGAGGATTAA